The following are from one region of the Colius striatus isolate bColStr4 chromosome Z, bColStr4.1.hap1, whole genome shotgun sequence genome:
- the LOC133628806 gene encoding uncharacterized protein LOC133628806, whose product MGKMLSKEESPIDTLQHILAEKGFNYEREPLLRLVRWGQEVGLFASPQEVYEKGHWEQLGDMLNNAIGLCKLVSSIIHQLEAERAAAAAMKAEAAAPSAFPVDAKRFFGGGDFIVPSAPPLEENTQRFFGGDNVVIPSAPPLEEESMDVSPPPPEPPRAPFQEPNTHIASPPLPPTLHHPAPSHPSAIPEGVPNRERKVRFTNDMPLPLSSSIPECIPLPSSPPTSSEDQQRQLLKEELIQHGEDMKHTLAQLEELIEKPKATANQLLERINELTKTKIKVSSPQVLRDPRPDDYDPAKKWRGLIRDAVIEGEFIPQAFPVITAQRKRQWAPLDWKLVREGQKAVMQYGLSNPYVQTLLDHIFASGLMTPFDCRKLAETFLKPTQVLLWESEWEKRVDLTVVENMDLQQGDPRRVVTADMMLGKGAFADPQVQARLHEAILQQTQTLARQAFKIVPDMGVPVPSYTTIIQKPNEPFMTFLDRLRAALDHIPNMSAEVKAEIGLHLAVANANHDCKKILQALPRTATLVDMIEACSRVGSSAHLAEAMATALKPLVQAHKGDRRPKCFNCGKIGHVKNQCRSRPLVWTNSSARPSGSNGRFHGNCYRCGKFGHRATECRSRVARQTMHKGNGLTSAKRASAMTQKRPSTPRAAWMASDQPLQEAQEWMWKQQ is encoded by the coding sequence atgggaaaaatgctaagcaaagaggaaagtcctattgacaccctccagcatatccttgcggaaaaaggattcaattatgaaagagagcctttgctaaggcttgtaagatggggacaggaagtgggtctctttgcttccccccaagaagtgtatgaaaaaggacactgggaacagctaggagacatgttgaataatgctatcggcttgtgtaaattggtatcatccattatacaccagctagaagctgagcgtgctgccgctgctgccatgaaagcagaagctgctgcaccatctgcgttcccggtggatgctaaaagattctttggaggtggtgattttatagtgccatcggctccacctctagaagaaaatactcagagattctttggaggggataatgtcgtaataccctcggctccacctctggaagaggagagcatggatgtgagcccacctccccctgAACCCCCTAGAGcgccgttccaggagccgaatacacacattgcttctcctcccctcccacccacccttcaccatcctgccccatcccacccttctgctatacctgaaggagtacctaacagagaacggaaggtacgttttacaaatgatatgccgttgcccctgagctcatcaatccctgagtgtattcctctgccatcatcacccccaacttctagtgaagatcaacaaagacaattattaaaggaagagttaatacaacatggagaagatatgaaacacactttggcccagctggaggaactgatagaaaaaccaaaagcaacagctaatcagctgttggaacgaattaatgaattaaccaaaacaaagattaaagtttcatccccacaggtactcagagatcctCGTCCAGATgattatgatccggctaagaaatggagaggcctcatacgtgatgcggtaatcgaaggcgaatttattccgcaagcctttccagtaataacagcacaaagaaaacgacaatgggcacctttagattggaaattggtaagagaaggccagaaagcagtaatgcaatatggcttgtccaacccatacgttcagacattactagatcatatttttgccagtgggttaatgactccatttgactgccggaagcttgcagaaactttcctgaagcccactcaggtattattatgggagtctgaatgggaaaaaagagttgatctgacggtggtggaaaacatggacttacaacagggagatccgcggcgagtcgtcacagcagacatgatgctgggtaaaggagcattcgctgatcctcaggtacaagcccggctgcatgaagctatcttgcagcaaacacagacactggcacgtcaGGCATTTAAGATCgttcctgatatgggggtgccagttccctcatatacaactattattcaaaaacctaatgagcctttcatgaccttcttagaccgcctaagagcagctctggatcatataccaaacatgtcggctgaagtaaaggcggaaatagggttacacttagcagttgctaacgctaaccatgattgcaaaaagatcctgcaggctctcccgcggacagcaactttggtcgacatgatagaagcctgctctagggtaggatcgtcagcacatttagctgaggcaatggcaacagcattgaaacctttagttcaagcccacaaaggagatcggaggccaaagtgctttaactgtggaaaaataggacacgtgaaaaatcaatgtcggtccagaccattggtatggacaaacagctccgccaggccatctgggtccaatggcagatttcacggtaattgttacagatgtggcaagtttggccatagagccactgagtgccgctctcgagtggccagacaaacaatgcataagggaaacgggttgacgagcgcaaaaagggcgagcgcgatgacacaaaaacgcccttcaacaccaagagctgcctggatggcctcagatcagccactgcaggaagcgcaggagtggatgtggaaacagcagtag